A window of the Trichoderma asperellum chromosome 4, complete sequence genome harbors these coding sequences:
- a CDS encoding uncharacterized protein (EggNog:ENOG41): MMAAPAPRNHSFAAEPAAPRQFKKHRVLPRPVIDQAHDGSRRKAQSSHLTSGTLAPRSSTPHPMSSSTPRPNMSSQPLKHQLRRIGTGPDLPPTPPAQSNASSSSQSATPSSPTSTESSVGLPNVVANRPPATPPDQRGPPTPEVTPPHPASVAKVQRPSIKDRMASESTNGPSSRAESFITAREEVTSSEDEAGRSAGWPHRVSATSQITITPSAKTEVADAARPTTPLDKTTTKDMAPEGEDQTPKAKGKSTEPAGKQNPTVKAGQSQDVCLSSVIIAQKQQHQRRSPGVSRPILHHDLDPVVKDKVSVAPTDATKAVRKMQLQEAASVTSSSKRQDDQTPVQLVHPQVEATAKRNARPLSTSSQSTVVEVLLVDGPPKRERTLRHMRKQSTLRDAIDNREDAGLAAKSADLNETQKASEATQSSKPETYDRESHLSTVTYSTNRSISSRSARQEIWRSGAIPVVIVPSRRSSRGPRSKEPSLRSTSSRHSDKAKSTHSAPAPDLAPSKNSGPVFERPARRSRAFSESDGSVRTIDFPPMIPQRSSSLSAPTSRNISRAGSINTSSVKVHSAAIEQQSDRHLSQEVHIICPSTPSLEPLTPISPEMKDLGKEEPFDGLGLSQHDDVLSVKKIPLRNTPFSVASMETCATAPELSEALAVHMFPHQNSSVLMVDHSNRPSEVLAAKRMSSPPILMANSEEEILIPVTPPQKRFSSLEVDSPLRNPRAPPQPPKQAPEHPPAINFIPATPSGMTPAAERLILQGNYFESLKEKPPRRPSIVRRAFSRRRHSIAYVPSSRGGFLARTFSMSRRNRDDSDISLYRDNDKPSEEDKLHPFWRPQWISDTDSEPMDDDDYENDDYDDRYERDDEVYRYPPVDNRPRRPTRSFSQKVKQTFTILPSREYHVDDVHGPQRRTIRRTSSGNLRIVRRVSIGSLRRQGRSGNERYTVNGEPRTRFWRNRSAGRGSARRFSIGSKLEDIQNIPQRISERRREKRSQRLRQMISGPKVVRDGVGEVIRR, translated from the coding sequence ATGATGGCGGCGCCAGCCCCAAGAAATCACAGCTTCGCAGCTGAGCCTGCGGCACCGCGCCAGTTCAAGAAGCATCGGGTACTGCCTCGGCCGGTCATCGATCAGGCGCACGACGGCTCCAGGCGCAAGGCGCAAAGCTCCCATCTAACTAGCGGGACCCTGGCGCCCAGAAGTTCGACGCCTCACCCGATGTCAAGCTCAACGCCTCGCCCGAATATGAGCTCCCAACCCTTGAAGCACCAGCTCAGAAGAATAGGCACCGGGCCCGATCTACCTCCAACGCCACCCGCGCAGTCAAACGCATCCTCCAGCAGCCAGTCCGCCACGCCATCGAGCCCGACGAGCACAGAAAGTAGCGTTGGGCTGCCGAATGTCGTCGCGAACCGACCGCCGGCCACGCCCCCCGACCAGCGCGGCCCCCCGACGCCAGAAGTCACCCCACCGCATCCCGCAAGCGTCGCCAAGGTGCAGCGTCCAAGCATCAAGGACCGTATGGCTTCGGAAAGCACTAATGGGCCGTCGTCGAGGGCCGAGTCCTTCATCACCGCTCGGGAGGAAGTGACCTCTTCAGAAGATGAGGCTGGGAGATCAGCTGGCTGGCCTCACAGAGTTTCTGCGACTTCACAAATCACCATCACTCCTTCTGCCAAGACTGAAGTTGCCGATGCGGCACGACCAACCACTCCTTTAGACAAGACGACAACCAAGGACATGGCGCCAGAAGGAGAGGATCAGACACCAAAAGCGAAAGGCAAAAGCACTGAGCCAGCTGGCAAACAGAACCCTACTGTTAAAGCTGGGCAATCTCAGGATGTCTGCTTGTCTAGTGTGATAATAGCAcagaaacagcagcatcaacgccGATCGCCAGGAGTGTCACGCCCAATCCTACATCATGATCTTGATCCTGTTGTCAAGGATAAAGTGTCCGTTGCTCCTACAGACGCGACAAAAGCTGTGCGCAAAATGCAACTTCAAGAAGCCGCATCTGTAACCTCATCTTCGAAGAGGCAAGATGATCAAACGCCCGTCCAGCTGGTTCACCCGCAGGTGGAGGCTACAGCAAAGCGAAATGCACGGCCACTAAGCACGTCTAGCCAATCGACGGTGGTCGAAGTGCTTCTAGTGGATGGACCtccgaagagagagagaacttTGCGTCATATGCGAAAGCAAAGTACTCTGAGAGATGCTATTGATAACAGGGAAGatgctggcttggctgccAAGAGCGCAGACTTAAATGAGACTCAAAAAGCCTCGGAAGCCACACAGAGTTCGAAACCAGAAACCTATGATCGTGAGAGCCATCTCTCCACTGTGACATACTCCACAAACAGATCTATATCTAGCAGAAGTGCGAGACAGGAGATTTGGCGAAGCGGCGCAATACCTGTAGTCATAGTGCCTAGTCGACGATCTTCCCGAGGTCCTAGGAGCAAGGAGCCTTCTCTTCGATCGACGTCTAGTAGGCATTCGGACAAGGCAAAAAGTACTCACTCTGCCCCTGCTCCAGATCTCGCGCCCTCTAAGAACTCTGGCCCTGTCTTTGAGCGACCTGCTCGCCGGAGTAGAGCATTCTCCGAATCTGACGGCTCTGTCAGGACAATTGACTTTCCCCCCATGATTCCGCAGCGATCCTCGTCGCTCTCTGCTCCTACCAGTCGAAACATTTCCAGAGCTGGATCAATCAATACTAGCAGTGTCAAAGTTCACAGCGCAGCGATCGAACAGCAATCCGATCGTCATCTGAGCCAGGAAGTGCACATCATCTGCCCTAGCACGCCTTCGTTAGAACCGTTAACCCCTATATCTCCGGAAATGAAAGATTTAGGAAAGGAAGAACCCTTTGACGGCCTTGGTCTTAGCCAACATGACGACGTGTTATCCGTAAAGAAGATCCCGCTGCGAAACACTCCGTTCTCGGTTGCGTCCATGGAGACGTGTGCAACAGCTCCAGAGCTGTCAGAAGCTCTTGCTGTTCACATGTTTCCCCATCAAAATTCGTCTGTCCTCATGGTTGATCATTCAAATCGGCCATCAGAGGTTCTAGCGGCGAAGCGGATGTCCAGTCCGCCTATATTGATGGCGAattctgaagaagagataCTAATACCCGTCACTCCTCCCCAGAAAAGATTTTCCTCACTCGAGGTGGACTCTCCTCTGCGCAACCCGCGAGCTCCGCCCCAGCCGCCAAAACAGGCACCTGAACACCCGCCTGCGATCAATTTTATTCCCGCTACGCCATCGGGAATGACACCTGCGGCTGAGCGACTCATCCTTCAAGGGAATTATTTCGAATCGCTGAAAGAGAAGCCTCCCCGGCGGCCCTCTATCGTCAGGAGAGCGTTCAGCCGACGTCGTCACTCGATAGCGTATGTGCCAAGCTCAAGAGGAGGATTTCTTGCCAGGACATTTTCCATGTCGCGCAGAAACCGTGACGACAGCGATATTTCTCTTTATAGAGATAACGATAAGCCCAGCGAGGAAGACAAGCTCCATCCATTTTGGCGCCCGCAGTGGATTAGTGACACAGACTCCGAACCTatggatgatgacgactACGAAAATGACGATTACGATGACCGCTATGAGCGTGATGATGAAGTCTATCGATACCCTCCGGTGGACAATCGTCCGCGTAGGCCGACAAGGAGCTTCAGCCAAAAGGTGAAGCAGACGTTTACAATTCTGCCATCACGAGAGTATCACGTTGACGACGTGCATGGACCCCAGCGTCGGACAATTCGACGAACCTCTAGCGGGAATCTGAGAATCGTGCGCCGCGTCAGTATTGGATCATTGAGGCGTCAAGGCCGAAGTGGAAATGAGAGATATACTGTGAACGGGGAGCCTCGTACACGCTTCTGGCGAAACCGTAGCGCTGGCCGAGGCAGTGCACGACGATTTTCCATTGGTAGCAAGCTGGAAGATATTCAGAATATTCCCCAAAGGATAAGCGAGAGAAGACGCGAGAAACGATCACAGAGACTCCGACAGATGATAAGCGGACCGAAAGTAGTCCGAGACGGTGTTGGCGAAGTCATCAGACGCTAA
- the ERV25 gene encoding vesicle coat component (SECRETED:SignalP(1-24)~TransMembrane:1 (n11-19c24/25o191-211i)) yields MAPTALSPMRWLCGLLLLVSAANALKFDLLAHPGGESLKKERCIRNFVGSDTLVVVTSTIDGYKGDGMVVNIHVRDAIGNEYGRAKDVAGESRIVFTSHADAAFDVCFENLFSGSTKPRQNLRVVELDIDIGADAKDWSAIQATEKLKPVEAELRRIEELTGEVVREMEYLRSREQKLRDTNESTNNRVKWFGVGTTWLLVILWAWQIMYLRAYFRSKHLI; encoded by the exons ATGGCGCCCACGGCCCTCTCGCCCATGCGGTGGCTCTGCGGCCTTCTGCTGCTCGTCAGCGCCGCCAACGCCCTCAAGTTCGACCTGCTCGCCCACCCCGGCGGCGAGAGcctcaagaaggagaggtGCATCCGCAACTTTGTGGGCAGCGACacgctggtggtggtgacgtcGACGATTGACGGCTACAAGGGAGACGGCATGGTGGTCAACATTCAT GTCCGTGATGCCATTGGCAACGAATACGGCCGAGCCAAGGACGTTGCGGGCGAGTCCAGAATCGTCTTCACCTCCCACGCCGACGCCGCCTTTGACGTGTGCTTTGAGAACCTCTTCAGTGGCA GCACCAAACCCCGACAGAACCTCCGCGTCGTCGAGctcgacatcgacatcgGCGCTGACGCTAAGGACTGGTCCGCCATCCAGGCCACCGAGAAGCTCAAGCCCGTCGAGGCCGAGCTGCGCCGCATTGAGGAGCTGACGGGCGAGGTCGTCCGCGAGATGGAGTACCTCCGCTCCCGCGAGCAGAAGCTGCGCGACACAAACGAGAGCACCAACAACCGCGTCAAGTGGTTCGGCGTCGGCACCACCTGGCTGCTGGTCATCCTGTGGGCTTGGCAGATTATGTACCTGAGGGCGTACTTCCGCTCAAAGCACTTGATttaa
- a CDS encoding uncharacterized protein (EggNog:ENOG41), translating to MAAKEVILYHYPHSPYARRVVWYLALRGIPYSQCVQPNMMPRPDVARLGVSYRRIPILSIGRDIYVDTRLQLPKLEELHPELPRLGATTPEQKAIERLLSAFIIDGGIFQEAAKLLPLDLPLFKDPNYFKDRGDFSGKPFSLEALKKIRPDALAEITVGFDLFETTLLADGREWILKTENPSLADIEGVWALHWVSGLKGALPADRFSPEKYPLVYAWIKRFQEAVTAAKARNGKPKSLSGEEAAKVIEKSSWNEKEKTVDVGDPLVVAEGLKKGSMVAVCPTDTGRSHKDIGKLVSLDKDEVVIEIKTPEGETVRLHTPRHGFKLRRFDEEKKGAAKL from the exons ATGGCCGCCAAAGAGGTTATCCTGTACCACTACCCACACTCCCCCTATGCGAGAAGGGTGGTTTGGTATCTAGCTCTACGGGGAATTCCGTACAGCCAGTGT GTCCAACCTAATATGATGCCGCGACCGGATGTCGCTCGCCTAGGCGTCTCGTATCGTCGCATCCCCATTCTTTCCATTGGCAGGGACATTTACGTTGATACACGCCTTCAACTACCAAAGCTAGAGGAATTGCATCCTGAGCTGCCTCGCCTTGGAGCTACTACGCCGGAGCAGAAGGCTATAGAGCGCTTACTCTCAGCTTTCATCATTGATGGGGGCATCTTTCAGGAAGCCGCAAAGTTGCTTCCTCTAGATCTACCATTGTTTAAGGATCCAAACTACTTCAAGGACAGGGGGGACTTCTCAGGGAAGCCCTTCAGTCTGGAGGCGTTGAAAAAGATTCGTCCCGATGCGTTGGCAGAGATTACGGTGGGATTCGATCTTTTTGAGACAACGCTACTGGCTGATGGGCGAGAATGGATCTTGAAGACGGAGAATCCCAGCTTGGCGGATATCGAAGGCGTATGGGCGCTTCACTGGGTGTCCGGCTTGAAGGGGGCATTGCCAGCGGATAGATTCTCTCCGGAGAAGTATCCTCTAGTTTATGCGTGGATCAAGCGCTTCCAGGAGGCGGTTACGGCAGCGAAGGCGAGAAACGGGAAGCCCAAGTCGCTGAGTGGCGAGGAGGCAGCAAAAGTGATTGAGAAGTCATCGTGGaacgaaaaggagaagacggtGGATGTGGGAGATccgttggtggtggcggaAGGGCTGAAGAAGGGGAGCATGGTTGCGGTATGCCCGACTGACACGGGGAGGTCGCATAAAGATATTGGGAAGTTGGTGAGTTTAGATAAGGATGAGGTGGTGATTGAGATTAAGACGCCTGAGGGGGAGACTGTGAGGTTGCATACGCCGAGGCATGGATTTAAATTGAGGAGatttgatgaagaaaagaagggtgCTGCGAAGTTGTGA